GAGCGTAGCGTCTCTTATATTATGGGAGAGAGGGAGTACTTTTCTTCTTAGGCACCTAGTTACTTCCTCTGTTCATTTGTATAAGGCGTTGTAAACATTTCAAACAATGCCTAAAACAGTTCAATATTAGAAATGTTTTATAaaaaagaacggagggagtagtatgttgGCTTCTCTATGATGTAGAAATCACATAGTACATCCAAATGGTTAGGAAATGACTGAGTGGAAAATACTCACAAACAAGACGGTAGTTATATTCTCTGTCGTTAGAGGGTATGCCAACGAGTCCTCTTCCTGCAGCCTGAGCAGCACGTCCAGTAGGTCCTCATCGTCGGTGCTGCAGGCGCCGTCACCGGCAGCTCGCACCACCTTGCGCTCGTCAAGCACCCCGGTGATGATGTGCTGGATGAGGTCGCAGCTCTTCTTTGTGCGGCGCTCGCAAGTGCTGAACCACCGCACCAGCCGCGACGACGGGAAGAGGTCGACAAGGCAGAATcctcccaacagctctaggagttGGTTGATCTCGCGAAGGTACTCCTCCTGCCGTGCGAACTTGCCGCCGAACACCGCCCGCGTCACCACGGCATTGCTGAGCGCCGCAGCCTTCTGGCTGATGTTGACGGTAGCGCCCACAGCTGTGGCCGTGATGATTGAGCGGAGGAGGCGGCCCACCTCCTCGGCCCTGATGTCTTCCATGCGCTTCACCTGCTTGGAATTGAGGAGCTCCATGATGCAGACCTTGCGCATCTGGCGCCAGCGGTTGTCGTAGGGGGCGAAGATGATGCCCTTGCCGCCGAAGCCGACGATGTCCTGCAACTCGGTGGTCCGCCGGTACGAGAAGGCGATGTCATTGGTCTTCATCACCTGCTCCACCGCCTCGGCGCTCGAGACTACCACGGTTGGAACCTCACCTAGCTTGAGGAGCATCAGTGGCCCATGCCGGCGACACAGCTCCGTGATGGTGCGGTGTGGGAGGACACTGAGGACGTGGTGGAGGCTGCCGATGACCGGGAGAGTCCATGGCCCAGGAGGCAGATGCTTCTTGGGCTTGCTCTTGCCACCGGAAAACCAAACGGCCACTAACGTCGATACGGCTATGAAACATAAGGTTAACCAACCCTCCATGACCGCAGCTTATTTGCGAGTGAAAACTGAAAAGTTCGTTGTGAGCTTAGTACGTGATAATAAGGTAGGCATACATACGGATATATAGCCGGGCTTGGTATAGGCGGAACATGATGGAAGCCGCTCCTTAGCCCCCGTCCTGGTAGAGAAACAAGGAAAAGTATCGGTAGCAGCCCCCTGTCACACTCCCATAGCCTCTCTTGGATGACTATTTGCCTCACGTGGTCAAAATCTAAGGTTGCCTGATGGATCACGTTATCACAGAAATTGGCATCACAGGGAAACTGTGAAGAAAGCAACAAACACATCACACTAAGAAAGATCACACATTGACCAAGATACATGAAAATAGTAAAAATGTACTGAGAAAAGAAAGAGATACTCAAGTGCTGGTAATCGGACTGCCTCTATGAAGAATGTTGGGATTGTGTACATGGAGGCTGGGGAGCTCACTAAAGAGGAGGCTCCCAAGGAGTTTGGAGTTATCTGTAAAACAACTTGACTTTGGTAGATCTGACAAACTGACAAGTGCTCCGTTTTGGTGAAATTTCCACCACATTTCAAAGTGGATGGTGTGTCTGGTTTTCTACGTTTTGGACTTATCATGGAAGGGGTCATTGTCATTGTGGAAGTCACGGGAGAGAATAGGAAATCCACAGGGGAACGTAAGTGCGGAGGCACTCACCTGCCAAGCCCTGCCGCCCACTCAATTTGCCTCGCGGTTCGCAAAATAGTTAAATCCCGCACGGGGCCACAATAAAAACAAAGTCCCTCAAAAACCTTTAAGTTTCAACCATGAAAATTACGGTTTTGCATCTAAAATGCCCAGTTTCAACAAGTTTTAGATATATAATTCTAAGTATTTTTTCTGCCGCTCGTAGACCCAAAGTAAATGATTTTTATCGGTCACTCGTACTAAGTTTCAACATTGAAACTTAACATATTTTTTCAAATTCGTCAAAATATATTTAAAACGGATCTTATTTCAAAGCGCTACTAACAAGAAACACGAATATGAAAATAAAACTTAATTTGGAATTTTCATTTAAGATACAGAACTTTGAAAATCAGAAGCCAAAATAAAAAGGAGGCACCAGGGACCTGAGTGCCCCCGCGCTTGCCTGGCGCAAATCCTCATCCGGGGGAGAATGATATGCTTATggagacctttaggatggcttcaGATCTTCAGGAtggcttagggcatctccaacgccatgCATCAAATCGGACACGCAAAATATCCGCGGACTCGTCCGGGTGTGTCCGCGGACAGCGGATAAGGTGGCGGCCATCCAACCCGGTGCATCAAATGTCCGCTCACATTTCAAACGGATATTTCACGAACaaacaaaattcatgcaaaccggACAAAATTTAAGCAAGTTTCCGTATATTACATGCAAACCATATGCTATTTAATAAGTTCAACTAAATTTacaaaaactaaactaaactaaacaagGTATCGGATGGTGACCTCGTAGGCATGGCCTTCGATACCACGGGCACCTCCATCGTCGTCCCCTCCGCCGATGCCGTCATCAtcgttgtcgccgtcgtcatccttCAAGCGGTGGAAGTCATCCACGCCCTTGCGACAATCTTGATTGGCTGGCGTTGCATGCTCGCGGTGCAAACGCTCTGCCGCGTACTCCTGGCGGTGTCGGTCGGCTGCGGACACCACCGCATGCCGCCCTCCcgtgcccttgcccttgccagtGAGGGCAAGGGCGGCGCGTTCGGACTCGGCCAACGATATTGTATAGAGTTGGTCGCTAAACCGTGGCCGACGCCAGGAGGATGTTTGTGTGGTGGTCCTGAACCGATCCTCTGGCCAGGCCAATACGAGGTTCGGGTCGGTGGACACCCAGTTCGACGCCACGTCGGACTTGGAGAACACCGATCGGCGGGCCGTTGTCGGGGTTAAATCCGACATATCTCAGGTAGGTGGTCCTGTCGGTGTAAATAAAACCAGGGTATTAAAGATTTGGTGCAGCGGACCCTTAGGATGAAACCAAACCAACTATTTTCGTGTGGAGGACGACATCATAAAGGGGCTGAGCAGAATCCGACGGACTTTGCCCCGCGCCTGGCCAGAACATCATGGGGACATGAGGTGGTGTAGTGACTCTACGTCCTCTTCCGAAGCCGCCCTGGGAAGGGAATGCTGATATGCCCGGGAAGTAGGACTTCATCCCCAAGGCGGGCGGACGACGACCCACGGTTAAAGGACGAGTGCCGACACCAGGTGGTAGGGTAAAGGATGTGCGTCAGGGCCTCCCGCGTACGCTTCTCGGAGGTCCGTGTGAGCCACGACACCTCGGGATTCTTTAGTAAGATTCGCCTACTGACTACCACGCTATGGTGGCGGTACTCTGCCGCCGACCAGCGAATGCTGAAGGGGGAAGTGGAGTGTCCGGGGGTTAATACGCAGCCCCGGAaggacatcatcatcatcacgtaCAAGGCATGCCATGGGTGGCCATGCCATAGGAGCACGAGCTATGCTAGCCTACCGCAATATTTATCTAGCCAATCAATGCCCTTGACAAGCCCTCCCTGCACACTATAAATAGGGGAGGCCGAAGCCTCACGAGGGGTCGATTCTTTTGGGCAGAAAGAGAGGAGTAGATATTGATCAGTTCACCTTGCAAGAAACACATTGTAGCTCCATACTATTGCAATACAAAACAAAgcaggagtatggtattacaccaagaaggtggcccaaacctgggtagtTCTCTGTGTTCACGCATAGTTCATCCACTATATTCGTTCATGACTTAAGATTGTTGGACGTGTTCAGTCCCTGGCCAAACTCTCCAAGAGTTCGTTCTCATAGCTCATTTGTAGGTTCTTAGAaaaccgacatttggcgcgccaggtagggcgcTGGGGCATTCTCAATGATCCTGGTCGATGCCCCCTGTCTCTTTGAGTATTTCCCCAGGCCATTGCGCCGATACGGTGTGGGGCGATGGACCTTCCCGATTGCTCGCCCCTGACGAAGAACTCCAGTCGTTGACGCCGTTCATCCCGAACGACTATCGGAAGGACCGTATCGCAAACATGCCGAGCGTTCGGCGTCCTCAAGGAGCCGTGCAAGTCCCCGTCAAGCGGCCCGAGGGCTGCATGAGTTTATGGCCCAGTCTGCACCATGGGAAGATGCTCACTCATCGCTAGGCTATAAACCCTTCGGTGGCCGGTCTCTCATGGACCGAGAATACCGGTGCGGCATGGCAGGCCTGTGGGCCCTATAATTATGACCGGTCCTGACGGAAAAAGACGTCACTATGTGGGTCTCCCTGGAGATGTCGTGGTCATAGAAGGGAGGACGTCACCGGCTGGGCCAACAGGGGGACACCCTTCCCGGTGTTGACCCTTCGGTTTAAGCAATGCGGGCATCATCTACCAAAGATTCACGTTGCTCGCCCTAGACCCCGACACAAGGTCTCACCATCAGGACTCTCCCACAAGACCCAACAGGCCTCTGCGGGGCGAGAGGAGCCTCGATTGCGGCAGTGGCACTCCGACTCCCGCACACTCTTCGTGAAGCCGCGAAAGCGGGTTTGGCACGGGGCCTCCGTCGTCTTCAACTCCCGTCTGGGTGCCCACTCGGTGGCCAGAATCGCGGTCCTTCGATCTGTGACAAAGACTGGGAAAATCATTTGTCACCAAGACAAAGCTTCAGAAACCTTCTGTTCTCTACCTAACGGATGGTCATGGTTAAAATCAGGTGACCGAGGTGTGTTGCGCCATTCGTGATGAGAAAAGTTCCCGGGACCTCTCCCACGGGGCCGCTTTCCTTGGGTTGATGTGCCGTTGCTGTTTCTCCGCTCGCGGAAGAATCAGAGCCGTGCGCCCTACCTGCACGTGGGAACGTTTTCGGGTCCTGTCCCGATGAACCTCTTCCCTCTGATTACCTCCCCACTACGGcgaaatttcgtgttttgacccttatTTGTGTAGTTTAACATGATTTGACCCTGATATGATTTttttcgagatttgacccttttgTCTACCGCCGCCGCCCCGGGTGGTAGCTTTACATAGGCTACCTCCGCCACGCCTGGCGGTAGGTTCCGTTGACGACCGTCTGGCCGTTAACTAGCGCTGACGTGGCAAAGGGCCCTACCGCCGCCGGCCCTGGCGGTAGGCTCCAACACCCTACCACCGAGGTCTCTGGCGGTAGGGTCATGGAGGGTAAGGTTTGTTGGGCCCACTCACCACCCACCCACTCCACTCATCTTCTTCCCCGAGCTCaaactctctccccctcttctcccccaccCAAGAACCCACTAGATCCCCCTCAATTGCTAGAGATTTGTCCCGTGGATCCGGGGCATTTGCATCACCCAAGGTATCTCTCCCATCCCCCCTTCATTTGGTTGGTTCAAATCATCTACTTTTGTTGGAATCAACTAGTTTTGCAAGCCCTAGTTCTTCCTCTAGTTTTGCATTTATTGTGAATTTATGGGCATTTATGGTTGGCCTAAGTAATTTGTGTCAATCCTTGTTGTGGCAAGCTAGCTTAAGTGTTAGGGTTAGGGGTTTAGttaggttagggttagggttagtgttAGTGCTATGATTAAGGTATACTAGTTGTTGATTGAAACTATGCATATTTTAGATAGTTCATCCATATGAAATGGCCGGTCCATGGATGACTCAATTTTATTCCAGTGTTTTTAGATGGATAAACTAGTGAATGTGCATTATTTGGACATGGCGGCTTTCATGGATGGAAATGCCGATGAAGGGGAGGAGGCCATGGTTTTTGACACAAGCCCAAGCtatgatgatattgttgtgaaagtGAGAAGCGTCCTCAATTGGATTAACCCAAGTGATGGTGTGAAGCTTATTAGGAGGTATGATGTGGGAGTGGGAGTAAAGTCCCGATTAAAGAGTATGCACATCACCTCTCAATTGCATTGGGATGTGTATAAGGATAAAGTTGAGGGATCACAAGACAAGTCACTTGTGTTATTTGACACAAAGGTTGAAGTTCCTCGGCAACTACTCGACTTGAACCAGAATGTGTCCTCCCCAATACATGATGGTATCGTGGTCTATGACCACAATGCGGGtagccaaccaccaagtagccaACCAAATGAAGAGGACATCAATGCTAGAGCCATAGTTCTTCTAGGTGATGATCATGTTGGAGATGAGGCCGTTGCTCATGTTGATGAACATGCAATtgttcatgttgatgaagatgccattgctcatGTTGATGGAGATGCTATTGCTCAAGATGATGTGTATGCGGAACAAGAAGAGATTCAATACAATCCCATTGGTGACTTGGATGTCATTGTGCATCAACAAGACATGGACCGTAACCTCCCTTATAGACTATAGGTATGAGTCAGATGATGAGGGTCCACCGGAAGAATTGGTTGATGATGGATTCACGGCACAAGAACATCAAGTCTACAAGAAGGTCAATGGCAAGGAAAGAGGACCCTCTTTGTTTCGTGATCTTATTCTTGTCGACAAGGCCGTTGTTGATGGTGGCATGAGGTTGGGCTTGGTCGAACCATCAAATTGCCCGAGGATGGGTGATCCAAGGCCACCGGGTGAGGACGAgaatgctcatttgaagaaaggGATCAAGTTTGGTTGTTTGCAAGAGTTCAAGATATGGTTGAGTGACTACGCCATTGGGAACCTGTCGGTGGGAACGAAACCTATGGGAtaacggggaatcccttctacggttggcggacgtggggctgtggaaagagcgagTTTAGGAGATCAACACAgggaatttatccaggttcgggccacaagtcGTGCATagtaccctactcctgctggtttgtgttcatttggtgttcttggactagctacaaagcatgcagggtccaaaaagtccaaatcctcctccagtatgcctcgggcctccttttatagccaaaggggtcgccacagtggcacacaggaggtggaaagtttgtactgtatacaagtctatcgcctggcaccgtaggacaaacgcatttaatgctgccgacgtgccctcacACTCTATCGGGGACGACAAGAAAGCATGCCCCGTccaccgctgagggagtcctggattagggggtcctcggacagccggattatatcctttggccggactgttggactatgaagatacaagattgaagacttcgtcccgtgtccggatgggactctccttggcgtggaaggcaagcttggagatatggatatgtagatctcctcccttgtaaccgactctgtgtaaccctagccccctccggtgtctatataaaccggagggtttagtccgtaggacaacaacaatcataccataggctagcttctagggtttagcctctacgatctcgtggtagatcaactcttgtaatactcatatcatcaagatcaatcaagcaggaagtagggtattacctccattgagagggcccgaacctgggtaaacattgtgtcccccgcctcctgttaccatccgccttagacgcacagttcgggaccccctacccgagatccgccggttttgacaccgacattggtgctttcattgagagttccactgtgccgtcaccataaggctcgatggctccttcgatcagcggcaatgatgcgatccagggtgaggttt
This window of the Triticum aestivum cultivar Chinese Spring chromosome 5D, IWGSC CS RefSeq v2.1, whole genome shotgun sequence genome carries:
- the LOC123123467 gene encoding zealexin A1 synthase is translated as MEGWLTLCFIAVSTLVAVWFSGGKSKPKKHLPPGPWTLPVIGSLHHVLSVLPHRTITELCRRHGPLMLLKLGEVPTVVVSSAEAVEQVMKTNDIAFSYRRTTELQDIVGFGGKGIIFAPYDNRWRQMRKVCIMELLNSKQVKRMEDIRAEEVGRLLRSIITATAVGATVNISQKAAALSNAVVTRAVFGGKFARQEEYLREINQLLELLGGFCLVDLFPSSRLVRWFSTCERRTKKSCDLIQHIITGVLDERKVVRAAGDGACSTDDEDLLDVLLRLQEEDSLAYPLTTENITTVLFDIFAAGTDTTGTALEWAMSELICHPEAMAKAQLEVREVLGHGRAIIGNSDLAKLHYLRMVIKEVLRLHPPGALLPRKTREDCKIMGYDMLKDTNIYINVFAISRDPRYWNNPEEFNPGRFENNNVDYNGNSFEFTPFGGGRRQCPGIAFATSLLEITLANFLYHFNWMLPGEASSASLDMSEKFGFTIGRTSNLHLKAIPYVRSTI